The Panicum virgatum strain AP13 chromosome 5K, P.virgatum_v5, whole genome shotgun sequence genome has a window encoding:
- the LOC120709007 gene encoding glycine-rich cell wall structural protein 1.8-like, giving the protein MATAVVKRGYGGYDDYDGYDCGYSKPQVNYHRQNTEYVTTVVTEMNRMTVNDKPSCGGAGAGVQKQAAYKEKEEVFVEHDKGASYGGCHGGGAAVHKQSSYKEEVYEGAAAGVKKDAYYKQEKYGEAAGGYGEAAGKYGGGAVVKKQGGYNKQEACGETDTGHFGAGAMQTYAYDQQAAYGGGVQQHGYQKDAYGGGAAKKNSYKHEPSYGECDAAEYGSRYGYGGGAVQTNGAYKHQKYGEAEAGGYGGAYYGGAGVKKQGYKKETYGETGAGYGAHYGGGGAMEQHGYQNQHKDAYYSGGVKKNNYQHESYGECDAGYGGSHYGGGGAVQKYGYKQDVYGGKAAGGYPLHLGAGGAYGYEAHGAARKTGFAGGYNHKAYDYESESESESESDSDESDCEEAFPPRGPTKQGGVHGYAAAYQHEKHGAGSNLGGVRRYESYDRHEEVGGGRRYESCQSTTKEYTGGGGYGYGTCSPLSYGA; this is encoded by the coding sequence ATGGCTACGGCGGTTGTGAAGCGTGGCTACGGCGGCTACGACGACTACGACGGCTACGACTGTGGCTACAGCAAGCCGCAGGTGAACTACCACCGCCAGAACACCGAGTACGTGACCACCGTCGTCACGGAGATGAACCGCATGACCGTCAACGACAAGcccagctgcggcggcgccggcgccggcgtgcagAAGCAGGCCGCCtacaaggagaaggaggaggtgtTCGTGGAGCACGACAAGGGGGCGTCGTACGGGGGCTGccacggtggcggcgccgccgtgcacaAGCAATCCTCCTACAAGGAGGAGGTGTACgagggggccgccgccggcgtgaaGAAGGATGCCTACTACAAGCAGGAGAAGTACGGCGAGGCGGCCGGAGGGTACGGCGAGGCGGCCGGAaagtacggcggcggcgccgtcgtgaAGAAGCAAGGAGGATACAATAAGCAGGAGGCTTGCGGGGAGACCGACACGGGCCACTTCGGTGCCGGCGCCATGCAGACGTACGCCTACGACCAGcaggcggcgtacggcggcggcgtgcagcagCACGGCTACCAGAAGGACGCGTACGGCGGCGGAGCCGCGAAGAAGAACAGCTACAAGCACGAGCCGTCGTACGGCGAGTGCGACGCGGCGGAGTATGGCTCTCGCTACGgttacggcggcggcgccgtgcagACGAACGGCGCCTACAAGCATCAGAAGTACGGCGAGGCCGAAGCCGGAGGGTACGGCGGTGCCTACTACGGTGGCGCCGGCGTGAAGAAGCAAGGCTACAAGAAGGAGACCTACGGCGAAACCGGCGCGGGCTACGGCGCTCactacggtggcggcggcgccatggagcaGCACGGCTACCAGAACCAGCACAAGGATGCCTACTACAGCGGAGGCGTGAAGAAGAACAACTACCAGCACGAGTCGTACGGCGAGTGCGACGCAGGCTACGGCGGCTCTCactacggtggcggcggcgccgtccagAAGTACGGGTACAAGCAGGACGTGTACGGCGGCAAAGCTGCCGGAGGGTACCCTCTCcacctcggcgccggcggcgcgtacGGCTACGAGGCGCACGGGGCGGCGCGCAAGACGGGGTTCGCCGGCGGCTACAACCACAAGGCGTACGACTacgagagcgagagcgagagcgagagtGAGAGCGACTCTGACGAGAGCGACTGCGAGGAGGCGTTCCCCCCGCGCGGCCCCACCAAGCAGGGCGGCGTCCACGGCTACGCGGCGGCGTACCAGCACGAGAAGCACGGGGCCGGCAGCAAcctcggcggcgtgcggcgctaCGAGTCCTACGATAGGCACGAggaggtcggcggcgggcgccgcTACGAGTCGTGCCAGAGCACCACCAAGGAgtacaccggcggcggcggctacggctACGGCACGTGCTCCCCGCTCAGCTACGGCGCGTAG